A part of Saliniradius amylolyticus genomic DNA contains:
- the mrdA gene encoding penicillin-binding protein 2 yields MPPKRITIRDHTAEANLFARRTVIALLGALGLMLMLVANLHHLQMTKFKDYQTRSNGNRIKVLPVAPNRGMVYDRNGEILAENRPTFSVEVIPEQVENLDDTLIQLQSLLDLPDEALNQFRQELKTQRRFKPVTLKSRLSDREVALLSANQHRFPGVSVEARLTRYYPYGETLTHLLGYVAKINKRDVQKLKEAGQAENYAATYNIGKQGIEKFHETQLHGEVGYQEVEVNNQGRIIRTLNVQPPVPGNDIILNVDVKLQQVIHDLMEGHRGSVVVLDPNDGGVLALYSNPSYDPNLFVHGISSKNYNRLLQSPDRPLINRATQGQYPPASTVKPHLALLGLDSGVITSQTRIYDRGVYQLKGVEDTWRDWKKWGHGWVDVTKSIEVSCDTFFYDMAYRLGIDRINEMMSQFGFGQYTGIDLYEEYDGNMPSRGWKRARYNEPWYVGDTISVGIGQSYWTATPLQLAKSIATLVNRGQRFVPQLERGRYVDGEMLINEPKTLPPIQITDPAYWDIVLDAMYGTVNRPHGTARRPFEGAEYISAGKTGTAQVVSLGEDEEYDEENIAEHLRDNAMYVGYAPYENPGIVIAVAMENAGGGSSQAAPIARQVMDYYFEQHPELIQKAENEPESGL; encoded by the coding sequence TTGCCACCGAAGCGCATTACCATTCGCGATCATACTGCCGAGGCCAATTTATTTGCCCGACGCACTGTGATCGCTCTGCTTGGCGCTTTAGGCCTCATGCTGATGCTGGTCGCGAATCTGCATCACCTGCAGATGACTAAGTTTAAAGACTACCAGACCCGTTCCAATGGCAACCGCATCAAGGTACTGCCAGTCGCTCCAAACCGCGGTATGGTGTACGACCGCAATGGCGAGATCCTGGCCGAGAACCGGCCCACCTTCTCCGTAGAGGTGATCCCGGAGCAGGTGGAAAACCTTGACGACACCTTAATTCAACTGCAGTCGCTGTTAGACCTGCCTGATGAAGCGCTGAATCAATTTCGCCAGGAGTTAAAGACACAACGCCGATTTAAACCAGTCACCCTGAAGTCTCGCCTCAGCGACCGTGAGGTAGCGTTATTGTCCGCCAATCAACACCGCTTTCCCGGGGTATCGGTGGAAGCCCGTCTGACTCGTTATTACCCCTATGGCGAAACTCTGACTCACCTGCTCGGCTACGTGGCGAAGATTAACAAACGTGATGTGCAAAAGCTCAAGGAAGCCGGCCAGGCGGAAAATTATGCCGCCACCTATAACATCGGTAAGCAAGGGATAGAAAAGTTCCACGAGACCCAATTGCACGGCGAGGTGGGCTATCAGGAAGTGGAAGTGAACAACCAGGGGCGTATTATCCGCACTCTGAATGTCCAGCCCCCCGTTCCCGGTAACGACATCATTCTGAACGTGGATGTGAAGTTGCAACAGGTAATCCACGACCTGATGGAAGGCCACCGTGGTTCGGTGGTAGTTCTGGATCCCAATGATGGTGGTGTCTTAGCGCTTTATTCCAACCCCAGTTACGATCCGAACCTGTTTGTGCATGGCATCAGCAGCAAGAACTATAACCGGCTGCTGCAGTCTCCTGATCGCCCCCTGATTAACCGCGCTACTCAGGGCCAGTATCCCCCCGCCTCCACCGTCAAACCCCACTTGGCATTACTCGGGCTAGACAGTGGTGTTATCACCTCTCAAACCCGCATCTATGATCGCGGCGTCTATCAGCTTAAGGGCGTAGAAGACACCTGGCGAGACTGGAAAAAGTGGGGGCATGGCTGGGTGGATGTGACAAAATCTATCGAGGTGTCTTGTGACACCTTCTTCTATGACATGGCTTACCGGCTGGGCATCGATCGCATCAACGAGATGATGAGCCAGTTTGGCTTTGGTCAATACACCGGCATCGATCTCTATGAAGAATACGACGGCAATATGCCCAGCCGAGGCTGGAAGCGCGCCCGTTATAACGAGCCTTGGTATGTCGGCGATACGATATCCGTGGGTATCGGCCAGAGCTATTGGACCGCCACCCCGTTACAATTGGCCAAGTCCATCGCGACTCTGGTTAACCGTGGCCAACGCTTTGTGCCCCAATTGGAGCGAGGCCGCTATGTGGACGGTGAGATGCTGATTAACGAACCTAAGACCCTGCCTCCCATTCAGATCACCGACCCTGCCTATTGGGATATTGTGCTGGATGCCATGTACGGCACGGTCAATCGTCCTCACGGTACCGCCCGTCGACCGTTTGAAGGGGCTGAGTATATCTCTGCTGGGAAGACCGGTACCGCTCAGGTGGTCAGCCTGGGAGAGGATGAAGAATACGATGAGGAAAACATCGCCGAGCACCTGCGGGATAACGCCATGTACGTAGGCTATGCGCCCTACGAGAATCCCGGCATTGTCATCGCTGTGGCCATGGAGAATGCCGGAGGTGGCAGTTCTCAGGCCGCCCCCATTGCCCGACAAGTGATGGATTACTATTTTGAACAACACCCCGAACTGATCCAAAAGGCTGAGAATGAACCAGAATCTGGACTCTAA
- the rlmH gene encoding 23S rRNA (pseudouridine(1915)-N(3))-methyltransferase RlmH, whose translation MQLHLVAVGTKMPSWVEQGFGEYQRRFNQDIQFRLTEIPAGKRGKNADIERILHKEGQQMLAAVPKGHRIVTLEVTGKPWTTPQLAEQLQHWQMDGRDVSLLVGGPEGLAPECVQASEQKWSLSPLTLPHPMVRVLLAESLYRAWSLNNNHPYHRE comes from the coding sequence ATGCAATTACATTTGGTGGCAGTGGGAACCAAGATGCCGTCTTGGGTCGAGCAAGGCTTTGGCGAATATCAACGTCGCTTTAATCAGGATATTCAGTTCCGGCTGACGGAGATCCCCGCCGGAAAGCGCGGCAAGAATGCCGATATAGAGCGCATCCTGCATAAGGAAGGTCAGCAAATGCTCGCCGCCGTACCCAAGGGCCACCGCATCGTTACCCTGGAAGTCACCGGTAAGCCCTGGACCACTCCTCAGTTGGCCGAACAGCTTCAGCACTGGCAGATGGACGGTCGGGATGTCAGCCTGTTGGTGGGCGGCCCCGAAGGGCTGGCGCCCGAATGCGTGCAAGCATCCGAGCAAAAATGGTCCCTATCACCGCTGACGTTACCCCACCCGATGGTGCGGGTACTGCTCGCCGAAAGCCTTTACCGGGCCTGGTCACTGAATAATAACCACCCCTATCACCGGGAGTAA
- the rsfS gene encoding ribosome silencing factor, producing the protein MDHQQLTDFVLDKIDDMKGRDIRVLNVKGKSTVTDTMIVCSGNSKRHVASIADHVIMELKAEGIRPLSSEGKDTGEWVLVDLGELILHVMQDETRDFYQLEKLWE; encoded by the coding sequence TTGGATCACCAACAACTGACCGATTTTGTACTGGACAAGATCGATGATATGAAAGGCCGCGACATTCGGGTTTTGAATGTTAAGGGCAAATCTACCGTTACCGACACCATGATCGTCTGCTCGGGGAACTCCAAACGCCATGTGGCCTCTATTGCCGATCATGTCATAATGGAACTCAAGGCCGAGGGGATCCGTCCTCTCAGCAGCGAGGGCAAAGACACGGGCGAATGGGTGTTAGTGGATCTGGGCGAACTGATCCTGCATGTGATGCAGGACGAGACGCGCGACTTTTATCAGCTTGAGAAACTCTGGGAGTAA
- the nadD gene encoding nicotinate-nucleotide adenylyltransferase, whose product MSQAIGIFGGTFDPIHQGHLKPVKAAAQQIGLDKVYLLPCHIPPHKGAPEVSSAQRREMVALVCGEDRLFELDDRELNADVPSYTVNTLRQYRLEHPDSPLMFFMGMDSFNSFHRWVQWQEITDLAHLVVCLRGHHQPDWNDDIQTLLKQRRTERPKELHRQPAGLIYLADTPELTLASTDLRRHLRQGQADSSEIPEAVLNYIQQHGLYRS is encoded by the coding sequence ATGAGTCAGGCCATCGGCATATTTGGCGGCACCTTCGACCCCATTCACCAGGGCCATCTCAAGCCGGTGAAGGCCGCCGCACAACAGATAGGGCTGGACAAGGTATACTTGTTACCCTGTCATATTCCGCCGCACAAAGGAGCGCCCGAGGTGAGTAGCGCACAGCGCCGGGAGATGGTGGCATTAGTGTGCGGGGAAGATCGACTGTTTGAACTGGATGACCGCGAGTTAAATGCAGATGTGCCCTCTTATACAGTCAACACACTCAGGCAGTATCGCCTTGAGCACCCGGATTCACCACTTATGTTTTTTATGGGCATGGATTCCTTTAACAGCTTTCACCGCTGGGTGCAGTGGCAGGAGATTACCGACCTGGCTCATTTGGTGGTATGCCTGCGGGGCCATCACCAGCCAGATTGGAACGACGACATTCAAACACTTTTGAAACAGCGCCGCACGGAGCGCCCCAAAGAATTACACCGGCAACCGGCCGGACTGATTTATCTGGCCGACACACCTGAGCTTACTCTGGCTTCGACGGATCTTCGTCGGCACCTACGACAGGGGCAGGCCGACAGCTCGGAGATTCCTGAAGCGGTTCTGAACTATATTCAACAACACGGGCTTTATCGCTCTTAG
- the holA gene encoding DNA polymerase III subunit delta — protein MQVYPNRFDSTVAQQGLACFYLIFGDEPQQKLEVIDAIRQHAKQHGFDERQSFQADNQFQWATLVEATQTLSLFSARQLIELELPSGKPGAEGSKVLKQLAETPSEDVIVVLHGNRIGKDVQNTKWFKALDNRGVYVPCYPMEGNHLQNWVRQRLQQHQLQAEPEVVKLIADYCEGNLLAARQEIEKLALLFPGQSITLEQATGAVVDQSRFNVFQLVDVLLAGDAARSVKLLQRLESEGIEPTIILWALVREWQTLYELQFALNQGNNLSALFKQHRIWRNRQGLYQTALQRLDLPTLDKMHGKLMAFDQALKQSSITRPYVELCHLCLLFMPMPLDALELGY, from the coding sequence ATGCAGGTGTACCCGAACCGGTTCGATTCCACAGTGGCACAGCAAGGGCTGGCCTGTTTCTATCTGATTTTCGGCGACGAGCCGCAACAGAAGCTGGAAGTGATCGACGCCATCCGTCAACACGCTAAACAACACGGGTTTGATGAGCGCCAGAGTTTCCAGGCCGACAATCAGTTTCAGTGGGCGACGCTGGTCGAAGCCACTCAGACCCTGTCGCTGTTTTCCGCCCGTCAGTTGATCGAGCTGGAATTACCCAGTGGTAAGCCAGGCGCTGAGGGCAGCAAAGTGCTCAAGCAACTGGCCGAGACTCCCAGTGAAGATGTAATTGTAGTGCTGCACGGCAACCGCATCGGCAAGGATGTGCAAAACACCAAGTGGTTTAAAGCCTTAGATAACCGGGGCGTTTACGTGCCCTGCTACCCCATGGAAGGCAACCACCTGCAAAACTGGGTTCGCCAGCGGCTGCAGCAGCATCAGTTACAGGCCGAGCCCGAAGTGGTGAAGCTCATCGCCGATTATTGCGAGGGCAACCTGCTGGCCGCGCGTCAGGAAATTGAAAAACTAGCACTGCTATTCCCCGGTCAGTCCATCACCCTGGAGCAAGCTACCGGGGCTGTGGTGGATCAGTCCCGCTTTAATGTGTTCCAGCTGGTGGATGTGTTGCTGGCCGGCGATGCGGCGCGCAGCGTCAAGTTACTGCAGCGCCTGGAAAGCGAAGGCATCGAGCCCACTATCATCCTGTGGGCTTTAGTACGAGAGTGGCAGACCTTGTATGAACTGCAGTTTGCCCTAAATCAGGGCAACAACCTCAGCGCCCTGTTTAAACAACATCGTATCTGGCGCAATCGTCAGGGGCTTTATCAAACGGCCTTACAACGGCTGGACTTACCCACTTTGGATAAGATGCACGGCAAGCTGATGGCCTTCGATCAGGCCTTAAAACAATCCAGTATCACCCGGCCCTATGTGGAACTGTGCCACCTGTGTCTGCTGTTTATGCCTATGCCACTGGACGCTCTGGAGCTGGGTTACTAA
- the lptE gene encoding LPS assembly lipoprotein LptE, translating into MNYFGRAFWLGALLVLLSACGFKLRETPLLGASFEQFYVHSTQPHAPLYRAFYQRLQQLPYQLLEQPEVTEPVITLYPERLDRRLLSLFSTGQVAEYELVYQVRYRVTLPNTEPQEFEFELRREYQDDPNAVLAKSREMQIILSEMRDKASERILRQLSKLG; encoded by the coding sequence ATGAATTATTTTGGTCGTGCCTTTTGGCTGGGCGCTTTGCTAGTACTCCTGAGTGCTTGTGGCTTTAAGCTACGCGAGACGCCTCTGCTCGGGGCGTCTTTTGAGCAGTTTTACGTACACAGCACCCAACCTCATGCGCCCCTGTATCGCGCCTTCTATCAGCGTCTGCAACAGCTCCCCTACCAGTTGCTTGAGCAGCCTGAAGTGACAGAGCCGGTGATCACCCTGTATCCGGAACGGCTGGACCGGCGTTTATTGTCGCTGTTCTCCACCGGTCAGGTGGCCGAATACGAACTGGTTTACCAAGTTCGCTATCGAGTGACTCTACCGAACACCGAACCCCAGGAGTTCGAATTTGAGCTAAGACGGGAATATCAGGACGATCCCAATGCCGTATTAGCCAAATCCCGCGAGATGCAGATTATCCTCTCGGAGATGCGCGACAAGGCCAGCGAGAGGATACTGCGACAACTGAGTAAGTTAGGCTAA
- the leuS gene encoding leucine--tRNA ligase: MQRQYNPKEIEQKVQQYWEDSGLFNVEPDPEKEKFYCLSMFPYPSGRLHMGHVRNYTIGDVVSRYQRMQGKNVMQPMGWDAFGLPAENAAIDNNTAPAKWTYANIDYMKDQLKSLGFGYDWDREVATCDPEYYRWEQWFFTRLYEKGLVYKKNATVNWDPIDQTVLANEQVIDGRGWRSGALVEQKEIPQWFIKITDYAEELLKDIDQLEGWPDQVKAMQRNWIGRSEGVELTFEVADSDQSMSVYTTRPDTLMGVTYVGLAAQHPLALKAAENNPELAAFIDECKNTKVAEADLATMEKKGCATGLYAIHPVTGQQVPVWVANFVLMDYGSGAVMAVPGHDQRDWEFASKYDLPIKQVIEPVDDAECDISQAAFTDKGRLVDSGEFNGMSSEEAFNAIADWLEGQGKGKRQVNYRLRDWGVSRQRYWGAPIPMVNLENGESAPSEELPVRLPEDVVMDGVTSPLKADKDWAKTTYQGQPALRETDTFDTFMESSWYYARYCSAKFAEGMVDPKEANYWLPVDQYIGGIEHAILHLLYSRFFHKLLRDEGLVECDEPYKRLLCQGMVLADSFYREDEEGRKTWYSPTEVDIETDDKGRIIKATLQSDGQEVIHGGMTKMSKSKNNGINPQEVIEQYGADTIRLFTMFAAPPEQTLEWVDSGVEGAHRFLRRLWKLVQEHLAAGDAPDVEPSALTKEQKNLRREVHKAIAKVSDDIGRRQHFNTAIAAIMELMNHLQKASQEEPQDRAVMREALNAIVRLLNPVTPHICHSLWQQMGHNTNVEFSGWPEADKAAMVEDEKLIVVQVNGKVRAKMTVSAEADKDSVEALGLEQDNVKPFTDGKTIRKVIYVPGKLLNIVAN; the protein is encoded by the coding sequence ATGCAAAGACAGTACAACCCGAAAGAAATCGAGCAAAAGGTTCAGCAGTATTGGGAAGACTCCGGTCTGTTCAATGTCGAGCCAGACCCGGAAAAAGAAAAGTTCTACTGTCTGTCCATGTTCCCCTACCCCAGTGGCCGATTGCACATGGGCCATGTCCGCAATTACACCATCGGCGATGTGGTCAGCCGCTATCAGCGGATGCAGGGTAAGAATGTGATGCAGCCCATGGGCTGGGATGCGTTTGGTCTGCCGGCAGAAAACGCCGCCATTGATAACAATACCGCCCCGGCCAAGTGGACCTACGCCAACATCGACTACATGAAAGACCAGCTTAAATCGCTGGGCTTTGGCTATGACTGGGACCGGGAAGTCGCCACCTGCGATCCCGAGTACTATCGCTGGGAGCAGTGGTTCTTCACCCGCCTGTATGAAAAAGGTCTGGTCTATAAGAAAAACGCCACGGTGAACTGGGATCCCATCGACCAGACTGTACTGGCTAACGAACAGGTGATCGACGGTCGCGGCTGGCGCTCGGGCGCCCTGGTGGAGCAAAAAGAAATCCCCCAGTGGTTTATTAAGATCACCGACTATGCCGAAGAACTGCTTAAAGACATCGACCAGTTAGAAGGCTGGCCGGATCAGGTCAAGGCTATGCAGCGCAACTGGATTGGCCGCTCGGAAGGCGTAGAGCTGACGTTCGAGGTTGCCGACAGCGACCAGTCCATGAGCGTCTACACCACCCGCCCGGATACCCTGATGGGTGTCACCTATGTAGGTCTGGCAGCCCAGCATCCATTGGCACTGAAAGCGGCCGAGAATAATCCCGAACTGGCGGCCTTTATCGACGAGTGTAAAAACACCAAGGTAGCCGAAGCCGATCTGGCCACCATGGAGAAAAAGGGCTGCGCTACGGGGCTTTACGCCATTCACCCGGTGACCGGTCAGCAGGTCCCTGTTTGGGTGGCAAATTTTGTATTGATGGATTATGGCTCCGGTGCGGTGATGGCTGTGCCCGGGCATGACCAGCGCGACTGGGAGTTCGCCAGCAAATACGACCTGCCCATTAAGCAGGTGATCGAGCCGGTGGATGACGCCGAATGCGATATTAGTCAGGCCGCCTTCACCGACAAGGGCCGTTTGGTGGACTCTGGCGAATTTAACGGCATGAGCTCCGAAGAGGCTTTTAATGCCATTGCCGACTGGTTGGAAGGGCAAGGCAAGGGTAAGCGCCAGGTCAATTATCGACTGCGCGACTGGGGGGTTTCCCGTCAGCGTTACTGGGGCGCGCCCATCCCCATGGTAAACCTGGAGAACGGCGAGTCAGCTCCCTCCGAGGAACTGCCGGTACGTCTGCCGGAAGATGTGGTGATGGACGGCGTTACCTCACCACTTAAAGCCGATAAAGACTGGGCCAAGACCACCTACCAAGGCCAGCCTGCTCTGAGGGAAACCGACACGTTCGATACCTTTATGGAATCAAGCTGGTATTACGCCCGCTATTGTTCGGCCAAGTTTGCCGAAGGCATGGTGGATCCTAAAGAAGCCAACTACTGGTTGCCGGTAGACCAATACATTGGCGGTATCGAACACGCCATCCTGCACCTGCTGTACAGCCGCTTCTTCCACAAGCTGCTGCGCGATGAAGGCCTGGTGGAATGTGATGAGCCCTACAAGCGTTTGCTGTGTCAGGGCATGGTATTAGCCGATTCTTTCTATCGCGAAGACGAAGAAGGCCGCAAGACCTGGTATTCCCCAACTGAGGTGGATATCGAAACGGATGACAAGGGCCGTATTATCAAAGCCACCTTACAAAGCGATGGTCAGGAAGTCATCCACGGCGGTATGACCAAGATGTCCAAGTCTAAGAACAACGGCATCAATCCGCAGGAAGTTATCGAGCAGTACGGCGCCGATACGATCCGCCTGTTTACCATGTTTGCCGCGCCACCGGAGCAGACTTTGGAATGGGTGGACTCAGGCGTTGAAGGCGCCCACCGCTTCCTGCGTCGCCTATGGAAATTAGTGCAGGAGCACTTAGCCGCCGGTGACGCCCCTGATGTCGAGCCTTCTGCGTTAACTAAAGAGCAAAAGAATCTGCGCCGGGAAGTGCACAAGGCCATCGCCAAGGTCAGCGACGACATCGGTCGCCGCCAGCACTTTAATACCGCCATTGCCGCCATCATGGAGCTGATGAACCATCTGCAAAAAGCGTCTCAGGAAGAACCGCAGGATCGCGCCGTCATGCGCGAGGCGTTAAACGCCATCGTGCGTCTGCTTAACCCGGTCACGCCTCATATCTGTCACAGTCTGTGGCAGCAGATGGGCCATAACACCAACGTGGAATTCAGCGGCTGGCCAGAGGCGGATAAAGCCGCCATGGTGGAAGATGAAAAGCTGATCGTGGTGCAGGTCAACGGCAAGGTGCGCGCCAAGATGACCGTGTCTGCTGAGGCCGACAAAGACAGCGTAGAAGCGCTGGGTCTGGAGCAGGACAATGTGAAACCCTTTACCGACGGTAAGACAATCCGCAAGGTGATCTATGTGCCGGGTAAATTGCTGAACATTGTTGCCAACTAA
- a CDS encoding zinc ribbon-containing protein, which yields MQKQAKNYQQMLENLTDWVKKSVEQDVLSMMEIEKEAKAWIRAAKGLTEEEMEQLEYTLSRDLQTFASEMERDADESPWWQQVKADFWETLVSMADKNQLAMNEFKKDVEHHGIYRVGELVALGELECTSCGHRYTVTYAEPVHPCIECGNNEFARVLKEN from the coding sequence ATGCAAAAACAGGCCAAAAATTATCAGCAAATGCTGGAAAACCTGACTGACTGGGTCAAGAAATCCGTCGAGCAGGATGTGCTCAGCATGATGGAGATCGAGAAAGAGGCCAAGGCATGGATTCGGGCGGCCAAGGGACTGACCGAAGAGGAAATGGAGCAGCTGGAATATACGCTGTCGCGGGACTTGCAGACCTTTGCCAGTGAAATGGAGCGAGACGCCGATGAGTCACCCTGGTGGCAGCAGGTGAAGGCCGACTTTTGGGAAACGTTGGTGTCCATGGCCGACAAGAACCAACTGGCAATGAACGAGTTTAAAAAGGACGTAGAGCATCACGGCATCTATCGCGTCGGCGAGCTGGTGGCCTTAGGCGAGCTGGAATGTACCAGCTGTGGTCATCGCTATACTGTGACTTACGCCGAGCCGGTGCACCCCTGTATAGAGTGTGGCAATAATGAGTTTGCACGAGTGTTAAAGGAGAATTAA
- a CDS encoding polyketide cyclase/dehydrase gives MKTCLLCFALILISPSTRAEVLHLSESGFILQNEFTTQASADRVWDGLINHIGDWWPADHTWFGKAENLSIEPVAGGCFCEIDGDKQAEHMRISFVYPGKHLRMTGGLGPLQGMGLYGSLDWQIAPTDSGTRVTLKYSVQGYNPNGFTDLAPIVDKVQGLQLGGLEEFLKLK, from the coding sequence ATGAAAACCTGTCTATTGTGCTTCGCCTTAATATTAATAAGCCCTTCTACCCGCGCCGAGGTGCTGCACCTGTCCGAGTCTGGCTTTATTCTGCAAAACGAATTCACCACCCAGGCATCAGCCGACAGAGTCTGGGACGGACTGATCAACCATATCGGCGACTGGTGGCCCGCCGACCATACCTGGTTTGGCAAGGCAGAGAACCTGAGCATCGAGCCGGTGGCGGGAGGCTGCTTCTGTGAAATCGATGGCGATAAACAAGCCGAGCATATGCGCATCAGCTTTGTGTATCCAGGCAAACACTTGCGCATGACCGGCGGCCTCGGCCCACTACAAGGCATGGGCCTGTATGGCTCTCTGGACTGGCAGATCGCGCCCACTGATAGCGGCACCAGAGTAACACTCAAATACAGCGTTCAGGGCTACAACCCCAATGGATTTACCGACCTGGCGCCCATCGTGGATAAGGTACAAGGGCTGCAGTTAGGTGGGTTGGAAGAATTCTTGAAACTGAAATAG